From Antricoccus suffuscus, the proteins below share one genomic window:
- the rplU gene encoding 50S ribosomal protein L21 encodes MYAVVKTGGKQYRVAEGDVFEVEKLAGAPGDEISFPALLLVNDGTVTADAKSLEKVAVKAEVVDHAKGPKIKIMKYKNKTGYKKRQGHRQPLTIVKVTGITSGK; translated from the coding sequence GTGTACGCCGTAGTCAAGACTGGCGGCAAGCAATATCGCGTTGCCGAGGGTGACGTGTTCGAAGTTGAGAAGTTGGCAGGAGCGCCCGGAGACGAGATCTCGTTTCCCGCACTGCTGCTCGTCAACGACGGCACCGTAACCGCGGACGCGAAGTCGCTTGAAAAAGTCGCCGTCAAGGCAGAGGTCGTTGACCACGCCAAGGGCCCGAAGATCAAGATCATGAAATACAAGAACAAGACCGGTTACAAGAAGCGTCAGGGCCACCGTCAGCCGCTGACCATTGTCAAGGTCACCGGCATCACCAGCGGGAAGTAG
- the rpmA gene encoding 50S ribosomal protein L27, which translates to MAHKKGASSSRNGRDSNAQRLGVKRFGGQVVKAGEIIVRQRGTHFHPGDNVGRGGDDTLFALTAGAVEFGSRRGRKQISIVEQTVAS; encoded by the coding sequence ATGGCACACAAAAAAGGCGCATCGTCCTCGCGGAACGGTCGCGATTCCAACGCACAGCGGCTTGGTGTCAAGCGCTTCGGTGGCCAGGTCGTCAAGGCCGGCGAGATCATCGTTCGCCAGCGTGGCACCCACTTCCACCCGGGCGACAACGTCGGCCGTGGCGGCGATGACACGCTGTTCGCGCTGACCGCCGGCGCAGTCGAGTTCGGCAGCCGTCGTGGTCGCAAGCAGATCAGCATCGTCGAGCAGACGGTCGCCAGCTAA
- the proB gene encoding glutamate 5-kinase, giving the protein MASAHQALGDARRVVVKVGSSSLTMPSGRPGKSRATGLDRTRIDLLVDALVGAVKDGRDIVLVSSGAIAAGLEPLRLGARPRDLATQQAAASVGQMLLVHAYAESFGRHGLHVGQVLLTADDLQRRTHYRNAQRNLDRLLNLGVIPIVNENDAVATDEIRFGDNDRLAALTAHLVNAGGMILLSDVDGVYDANPNRGSANLIAEITDEAMLQAVDTKGASSAGVGTGGMATKLDSARIASGAGVSVIITSMDNAADALAGRTVGTFVHKRGKRPPQRRFWLRWASVPKGYLTLDDGAVRAVVKGRKSLLPAGVTGVAGSFAAGDAIELRDLQGVAVARGLSSYDAGEIPALLGKQIADLDADHQRELIHRDDIALL; this is encoded by the coding sequence ATGGCTAGCGCACATCAGGCCCTCGGCGACGCCCGCCGCGTCGTTGTCAAAGTCGGCTCGTCATCGCTCACCATGCCCAGCGGCCGGCCCGGAAAATCCCGCGCCACGGGCCTCGACCGCACCCGCATTGATCTGCTGGTCGATGCTCTGGTCGGCGCCGTCAAGGATGGCCGCGACATCGTGCTCGTCTCCTCCGGCGCGATCGCGGCGGGACTGGAGCCCCTTCGTCTCGGCGCCCGGCCCCGGGACCTGGCGACCCAGCAGGCCGCGGCGAGTGTCGGGCAGATGCTGCTGGTGCACGCGTACGCCGAGTCGTTCGGCCGGCACGGTCTGCACGTCGGCCAGGTACTGCTCACCGCCGACGATCTGCAGCGGCGCACGCACTACCGCAACGCACAGCGCAACCTCGACCGACTGCTTAACCTCGGCGTCATACCGATTGTCAACGAAAACGACGCGGTCGCTACCGACGAGATCCGGTTTGGGGACAACGACCGGCTCGCGGCACTCACCGCGCACCTGGTCAACGCGGGCGGCATGATTCTGCTCTCCGACGTCGACGGGGTGTACGACGCTAATCCCAACCGCGGTTCGGCGAACCTGATCGCGGAGATCACTGATGAAGCGATGCTGCAGGCGGTGGATACCAAGGGCGCATCGAGCGCCGGGGTCGGCACCGGCGGCATGGCCACGAAGCTTGACTCTGCTCGGATCGCTTCAGGCGCCGGCGTTTCGGTCATCATCACTTCGATGGACAACGCCGCCGACGCCCTCGCCGGCCGGACCGTCGGCACATTCGTACACAAACGTGGAAAACGACCGCCGCAGCGCCGTTTCTGGCTGCGCTGGGCATCGGTGCCCAAGGGTTACCTCACGCTGGACGACGGTGCTGTCCGGGCCGTCGTGAAGGGGCGCAAGTCGCTGTTGCCCGCCGGGGTCACCGGTGTGGCGGGATCGTTTGCCGCCGGCGACGCGATTGAACTGCGGGACCTACAGGGTGTCGCGGTCGCTCGCGGCCTGTCGTCGTACGACGCCGGCGAGATCCCCGCGCTGCTGGGCAAACAGATCGCCGACCTCGACGCGGACCACCAACGCGAGCTCATCCACCGCGATGACATTGCCCTGCTCTGA
- a CDS encoding glutamate-5-semialdehyde dehydrogenase, translated as MTEVVGATELVNDLAKRSGQAAAALALLSRADKDAALHAMADALVAASAQILAANAEDVRRGRESGTSDALIDRLQLTDARIGAIADQLRNVAGLPDPIGEVVRGYTMPNGVRVQQIRVPMGVVGIIYEGRPNVTVDGAGLCLKSGNAVLLRGSASAAASNAALVSVLRDTLNGCGLPADAIQGVPADDRSTVTALLHARGLVDVVIPRGGAGLIQHVVNNASVPVIETGVGNVHVYVDESADQQMALEILRNSKVRRPSVCNAAETLLVHRSVSAEFLPKAAKVLQDEGVVLHGDDDTRRIVGDSVVPATDEDWDTEYLSLDLAVGVVDSLDAAVAHIRAHGTGHTEAIVTSNIDAARRFTRQVDAAAVMVNVSTAFTDGGEFGFGAEIGISTQKLHARGPMALPELTTTTYLVQGEGQIRGVS; from the coding sequence ATGACAGAGGTAGTGGGCGCCACCGAACTTGTCAACGACCTGGCCAAGCGTTCCGGTCAGGCGGCCGCCGCGCTGGCGTTGCTCTCGCGCGCCGACAAGGATGCCGCCCTCCACGCGATGGCGGACGCGCTCGTCGCCGCGTCTGCGCAGATCCTCGCGGCCAACGCCGAAGACGTACGACGCGGCCGAGAGTCCGGCACAAGTGATGCGTTGATCGACCGACTACAGCTGACCGACGCGCGGATCGGCGCGATCGCCGACCAATTGCGCAACGTGGCTGGGCTGCCAGACCCGATCGGCGAGGTTGTGCGCGGCTACACAATGCCTAACGGCGTACGCGTGCAGCAGATCCGGGTGCCGATGGGCGTCGTCGGAATCATTTATGAAGGCCGCCCCAACGTGACGGTCGACGGCGCTGGGCTGTGCCTCAAGAGCGGCAATGCGGTGTTGCTGCGCGGATCGGCCTCAGCGGCGGCGTCCAATGCCGCCCTGGTCAGCGTCCTGCGCGACACCCTCAACGGGTGCGGGCTGCCGGCCGATGCAATCCAGGGAGTCCCGGCCGACGACCGTTCCACGGTGACCGCGCTCCTGCACGCCCGCGGACTGGTCGACGTCGTCATTCCGCGCGGCGGTGCCGGCCTGATCCAGCACGTCGTCAACAACGCGAGTGTTCCGGTGATCGAGACCGGCGTCGGCAACGTGCACGTCTACGTCGACGAGAGTGCCGACCAGCAGATGGCGTTGGAGATCCTGCGCAACAGCAAGGTACGCCGTCCGAGCGTGTGCAACGCGGCCGAGACGCTGCTGGTGCACCGGTCGGTCAGCGCCGAATTCCTGCCCAAGGCCGCGAAGGTGCTGCAGGACGAGGGCGTCGTCCTGCACGGCGACGACGACACTCGTCGGATCGTGGGGGACAGCGTCGTACCCGCCACCGACGAAGACTGGGACACCGAATACCTCTCGCTGGACCTCGCGGTCGGCGTGGTGGATTCGCTCGACGCCGCGGTCGCGCACATCCGCGCTCACGGCACCGGTCACACCGAGGCGATCGTGACCTCGAACATCGACGCGGCGCGCCGGTTCACTCGGCAAGTCGACGCTGCCGCGGTCATGGTCAATGTGTCCACCGCATTTACCGACGGCGGCGAGTTCGGGTTCGGCGCGGAGATCGGCATCTCGACTCAAAAACTGCACGCCAGGGGTCCGATGGCGCTGCCCGAGCTGACCACGACGACCTACCTGGTGCAGGGCGAGGGGCAGATTCGCGGCGTCTCGTAG
- the obgE gene encoding GTPase ObgE, with amino-acid sequence MATFIDRVVLHVAGGNGGHGCVSVHREKFKPLGGPDGGNGGNGGDVTLVVDANVHTLLDFHYRPHQRAGNAKPGMGDHRNGANGESLTLRVPPGTVVSTPEGEPLADLTMVGHEFVIAPGGRGGLGNAALASSRRKAPGFALLGEAGDEVSVVLELKSVADVGLVGFPSAGKSSLISVISAARPKIADYPFTTLVPNLGVVQAGEHVYTVADVPGLIPGASQGKGLGLEFLRHVERTSVLVHVVDCATYEPGRDPLSDIDALTHELDEYGDLSARASMVVLTKVDVPDAREIADMVRPQLEERGFTVFAISAVTHEGLEPLKFALGEAVVAHRIANPPEEAARIIIRPKAVGENGFTVEPDPETEGFVVRGVKPERWIKQTDFQNDEAVGFLADRLAKLGVESALAKAGAVAGCDVTIGGVTFGWDPTADSIAGDTGVVAFGHRGTDPRLESAADQRPRAEERRAAKRARRQPFELEDLDADGPTVNG; translated from the coding sequence GTGGCAACGTTCATCGATCGCGTCGTACTTCACGTCGCAGGCGGCAACGGCGGGCACGGGTGTGTGTCGGTTCATCGTGAGAAGTTCAAACCGCTCGGCGGCCCGGACGGCGGGAACGGTGGCAACGGCGGTGATGTCACGCTCGTGGTCGATGCAAATGTGCACACGCTGCTGGATTTCCACTACCGCCCGCATCAGCGAGCCGGCAACGCGAAGCCTGGTATGGGCGACCACCGCAACGGCGCCAACGGCGAGTCGCTCACGTTGCGGGTACCCCCCGGGACGGTTGTGAGCACGCCTGAGGGTGAGCCGCTGGCGGACCTGACCATGGTCGGTCACGAGTTCGTGATCGCGCCGGGCGGCCGCGGCGGCCTCGGCAATGCCGCGCTCGCCTCATCGCGCCGCAAAGCGCCTGGATTCGCCTTGCTCGGTGAGGCCGGCGACGAGGTCAGCGTCGTACTCGAGCTGAAGTCCGTCGCCGACGTCGGCCTTGTTGGGTTCCCAAGCGCCGGCAAGTCATCGTTAATCAGCGTGATCTCGGCGGCCCGGCCCAAGATCGCCGACTATCCGTTCACCACCCTGGTGCCCAACCTCGGCGTCGTACAAGCCGGCGAGCACGTCTACACCGTCGCCGACGTTCCCGGTCTCATCCCCGGCGCCTCGCAAGGCAAGGGCCTCGGGCTGGAATTCCTCCGGCACGTCGAGCGCACCTCCGTGCTGGTACACGTCGTGGACTGCGCGACCTACGAACCCGGACGCGATCCGCTGTCGGACATCGACGCGCTGACCCACGAACTTGACGAGTACGGCGACCTTTCGGCCCGCGCCTCGATGGTGGTCCTGACCAAGGTCGACGTACCCGACGCGCGGGAGATCGCCGACATGGTGCGCCCTCAGCTCGAAGAGCGTGGCTTCACAGTATTCGCGATCTCGGCGGTGACTCACGAGGGACTCGAACCGTTGAAGTTCGCGCTCGGTGAGGCCGTTGTCGCCCATCGGATCGCCAACCCACCCGAGGAAGCGGCGCGCATCATCATCCGTCCCAAGGCCGTCGGCGAGAACGGATTCACCGTCGAACCAGACCCCGAGACCGAAGGTTTCGTCGTACGCGGCGTCAAACCCGAACGCTGGATCAAGCAGACGGACTTCCAGAACGACGAAGCGGTCGGTTTCTTGGCCGACCGGCTCGCGAAGCTCGGCGTCGAGTCCGCGCTGGCTAAAGCGGGTGCCGTCGCCGGGTGCGACGTCACCATTGGCGGCGTGACCTTCGGCTGGGACCCAACCGCCGACTCGATCGCGGGGGACACCGGCGTCGTCGCGTTCGGCCACCGGGGCACAGACCCTCGGCTCGAATCGGCGGCCGACCAGCGGCCGCGCGCGGAGGAGCGTCGCGCCGCGAAACGTGCGCGGCGCCAACCGTTCGAGCTCGAAGACCTCGATGCCGACGGCCCGACGGTCAACGGCTGA